A window from Blastocatellia bacterium encodes these proteins:
- the pyrF gene encoding orotidine-5'-phosphate decarboxylase codes for MTETSTQPRNRLVIALDVETRANACALVDQLRELVGWFKIGSQLFTAEGPELVRELVRRDVKVFLDLKFHDIPSTVAKAGIEATRLGVAMFNVHAMGGAEMMRAVADAVSEMAEREGLQRPVILAVTLLTSLGPNDVKQIFIAERIENVVTGLARLASESGLDGVVCSPQEAMLIRHHVNRPDFVILTPGIRPSWAAAQDQKRVLTPTEALQEGADYIVVGRPVTDHADPAAAARRILEEIEAFERQPDQPIGRYPNYAQFGPRDY; via the coding sequence ATGACAGAGACAAGCACGCAGCCTCGCAACCGGTTGGTCATCGCGCTTGATGTGGAAACGCGCGCCAACGCATGTGCGCTCGTTGATCAACTCAGAGAGTTGGTTGGCTGGTTTAAGATCGGCAGCCAGTTGTTTACAGCGGAAGGGCCTGAGCTTGTTCGCGAGTTGGTTCGCCGCGATGTGAAAGTCTTTCTCGATTTGAAATTCCACGACATCCCGTCAACCGTTGCCAAAGCGGGCATTGAAGCCACACGGCTGGGCGTCGCCATGTTCAATGTGCACGCGATGGGCGGCGCAGAGATGATGCGCGCGGTGGCCGACGCGGTGAGCGAAATGGCGGAACGCGAAGGGCTCCAACGACCGGTGATCTTGGCAGTGACGTTGCTGACGAGCTTAGGTCCCAACGACGTGAAGCAAATTTTTATCGCCGAACGCATTGAGAATGTGGTAACCGGTCTAGCCAGACTGGCCAGCGAATCGGGATTAGATGGCGTGGTCTGTTCACCACAAGAAGCCATGCTGATTCGGCATCACGTCAATCGGCCCGATTTTGTGATTCTCACGCCGGGCATTCGTCCGTCATGGGCAGCGGCGCAAGATCAGAAGCGCGTGTTGACGCCGACCGAAGCATTGCAGGAAGGCGCCGATTATATCGTCGTTGGTCGGCCTGTGACGGATCATGCTGATCCGGCAGCAGCCGCCCGTAGGATTTTGGAAGAAATCGAGGCGTTTGAGCGGCAACCCGATCAACCCATCGGGCGCTATCCGAACTATGCGCAATTCGGCCCGCGTGACTATTAA
- a CDS encoding dihydroorotate dehydrogenase, producing MIDLSVEIAGIRFKNPVLGASGTFGYGLEFAELIDLNRLGGFCTKGLSIEPLPGNAPPRIVETHGGMLNSIGLQNIGARAFVQEKLPLLRRYDTHVIANVFGFSPDEYLEVIRVLEDSEGVAAYELNISCPNVKKGGMEIGNDPVEAARLTEAVKRLARRPVIVKLSPHVRSIAEIARAVEAAGADALSVINTILGMSVDIYKRRPRLGATMGGLSGPAIKPLAVRMVFEAARAVQIPIIGVGGIATAQDALEFIIAGATAIQVGTANYYDPAATIKIIDGLHAYCDEQKIEQIRPLIGSLEV from the coding sequence ATGATTGATTTGAGCGTAGAGATCGCCGGCATTCGTTTCAAGAACCCGGTACTCGGTGCCAGCGGCACGTTCGGCTATGGATTGGAATTTGCCGAACTGATAGACCTGAATCGGCTGGGAGGGTTTTGTACTAAAGGTCTTTCGATCGAACCGCTGCCGGGCAATGCGCCGCCGCGTATTGTTGAAACGCATGGCGGCATGCTCAATTCGATCGGTTTACAAAACATCGGTGCGCGCGCGTTTGTGCAGGAGAAGCTGCCGCTGCTCCGGCGTTACGACACGCATGTCATCGCCAACGTCTTTGGTTTCTCACCGGACGAGTATCTGGAGGTGATTCGCGTGTTAGAAGATAGCGAAGGCGTGGCAGCGTATGAATTGAACATCTCTTGCCCAAATGTGAAGAAAGGCGGCATGGAGATTGGCAATGATCCAGTGGAAGCAGCTCGCTTGACCGAAGCAGTCAAGCGCCTGGCGCGGCGTCCGGTGATCGTCAAGTTGTCGCCGCATGTGCGCAGCATTGCTGAAATCGCTCGCGCCGTGGAAGCTGCCGGCGCTGATGCGCTCTCAGTAATCAACACCATTTTGGGCATGTCGGTGGATATTTACAAACGGCGGCCTCGGCTTGGCGCGACGATGGGCGGACTGTCGGGCCCGGCCATCAAGCCGCTGGCCGTTCGCATGGTATTTGAAGCGGCGCGCGCTGTGCAAATTCCTATCATCGGCGTCGGCGGCATCGCCACCGCTCAAGATGCGCTCGAATTCATTATCGCTGGCGCAACAGCCATTCAAGTCGGCACGGCGAACTATTACGATCCGGCCGCGACGATCAAAATCATTGACGGCCTCCATGCCTACTGCGATGAACAAAAGATTGAACAGATTCGCCCATTGATTGGCTCACTGGAGGTATAG